From Triticum urartu cultivar G1812 chromosome 2, Tu2.1, whole genome shotgun sequence, a single genomic window includes:
- the LOC125540695 gene encoding uncharacterized protein LOC125540695: MAFAASRRLSAAAAAPKLSSLFTPRPIPNPKPRPLSPESGDDPRRRKARPRSRHPWGEDAAALLRRLHEGRYLPGPYIPDAPHVVSPDAVKAAAERFGNDHQVVAKWLSGSDLKKVALFGCPSVERRTVFASKRLRAFFNLPEEKVCSSCKIRSSCQFINQEVPRYDKVILSDTMRILALFVLDAYPEPLQVTAEVKASVRKLLKDTINLSI; the protein is encoded by the exons ATGGCATTCGCCGCCTCTCGCCgtctctccgccgccgccgccgctccgaAACTCTCCTCCCTCTTCACGCCCCGACCCATTCCTAATCCTAAGCCTCGCCCGCTGTCGCCGGAGTCCGGCGATGATCCTAGGCGGCGGAAGGCGAGGCCGAGATCAAGGCACCCGTGGGGGGAGGATGCGGCAGCGCTGCTCCGGCGGCTTCACGAGGGGCGATACCTGCCGGGACCCTACATCCCGGATGCGCCGCATGTAGTATCCCCCGACGCTGTCAAGGCCGCCGCCGAGCGGTTCGGCAACGATCACCAGGTCGTCGCCAA ATGGTTGTCGGGAAGTGACTTGAAGAAGGTAGCATTGTTTGGCTGCCCATCTGTCGAGCGAAGAACAGTTTTTGCATCAAAAAGATTACGAGCTTTCTTCAACTTGCCAGAAGAGAAA GTATGCAGCTCTTGCAAGATAAGAAGTTCATGCCAGTTTATTAACCAGGAGGTGCCTAGGTATGATAAAGTGATCTTGTCAGATACTATGAGGATCCTTGCTTTGTTTGTACTGGATGCATATCCTGAGCCACTACAGGTTACTGCTGAAGTAAAAGCTAGTGTTCGCAAACTTCTCAAGGACACCATAAATCTAAGCATTTAA